The sequence TTTGGCACGATGGTTACTTTGGCATTGCTTAGTGTGTAGCCGCCATTTTTGATGACTGCTGTAAGTGGGGCAGTGTCATATGGATTTACCACTACTTCGCCTATTTGCCCAGTGATAGCATAGTCTAGTTTAGCCCCGCTTGGGCCGCCTATCGCAAAAGCGCTTGAGCAAAGTATAGAAGCTAGCGCAACACAACTCAAAGTCTTTTTCATAACATCTCCTTTGGATAAATTTTATAAACTCTACTCATAAAGCTTATAAAATTTAGAAAAAGCCTTGGAACGCCCAAGGCTTAAAATAGGTAAAAGGAGTAATAAAAAATATTGCGTCCTTCGTAATTGTAATAAAACCTTATAACATAAAAATCACGATAAACTTTATAATGGCTTAAAATCTAAATTTATATTAAAAATTTTTGCCTTTTTGGACCTTAAGCTAGCATTTACGCTTTAGCACTTATAATCAGCCCCAAATAATGGAGTAAAACTTATGACACTAACTTACAATGCAAAGAAAATTTATGAAATTTGGTTTGGTTCAAAAAGTGAGCTTGAAGAGAGCAATGCTAGCTTTTTAGAGGATTATTTAAATTTTTTAGGCGATATTAGTGAAGTGATAAATATTGATGAAAAAACAAGACTTTCGGTTATCATCGCCTCTCTTTGCGTGAGCAAAGGTGCAAAAAGCTCATTTAAAAGCTTCGTTAGGGCTGCTTTAAATGTAGGCATATCAGCAAAAGAGATAAGAGAAATTTTATATCAAGCAGTGCCTTATGCTGGGCTTGGCAAGGTAGAAGATTATATATTTTTAGCTGATGAAATTTTTAATGAGCGCTATATAGAGCCTGAAAATATGCCTAAAAAATCAAGAGAGGGCAGAGGCGAAAGAGGCCTTGAGATACAAAGAAAACTCTTCCCAGCGGTTGATAAATTTATCGCATCAATGCCAAATGATCAAAAACATATAATGGAATTTTTATCGCAAAACTGCTTTGGCGATTTTTATGCAAGAGATGGGCTTAGTTTAGAGCTTAGGGAGCTTTTGACATTTGTCTATATCACGACTCTTGGCTTTGCAAAGCCACAGCTTTTAGGGCACATTGCTGCAAATTTTGGCATCGGCAACGATAGAGCTAAGCTAATAAGTGTTGTTACAACTCTTATACCATTTATAGGCTATCCGAGTGCTTTAAATGCATTATCAGCAATAAATGAGATAAGTTCTAGTAAAAATTAAATTTTTAATCAATACAATATCTTATAAATTTCAGCCAAAATTTATTCTAGCGTTAAATTTGCGGTTGAGCTTGGTTGTAGAATAGCTCAAAATAAATCATCTAAAGGAGATTATCATGAGTTTTCTATCTAAATTTAGCAAGGCTATCTTTGCTGTTGCAGTTGCTGGAGCGATTAGTGCTAGTGCGTTTAGCGAGGGAGAGGACTACGTCAAGCTTGAAAAGCAACTAAGCGCGGGACAAAATACGCTAGTTAAAATTTTTAGCTATGCTTGCCCATTTTGCTACAAATACGACAAGAGCGTCACTCCAAAGGTAGTTGAGAAAATTCCTGGACTAAAATACGAGCCATTTCATCTAAAGACAAAGGGCGATTATGGCGAGGTTGCGAGCAAGGTTTTTGCCGTGCTTATCGTTATGGACGAGGCAAAAGGTGTCAGCTTATTTGATGAAAATTCGCTATTTAAAAAGGCTAAATTTGCCTACTACAAGGCTTATCACGACAAAAAAGAGCGCTGGAGCGATGGTAAAGACGCTGAGGGCTTTTTAAAGACTGGACTTGATGCTGCTGGCGTTAGTAAAGTAGACTACGAAAAAGAGCTAGCTAATCCAAAAGTGACCGAGCTGCTTAAAAAGTGGGACGAGAGCTATGACGTGGCCAAAATTCAAGGCGTGCCAGCATTTGTCGTAAATGGCAAATACCTCATCATGACAAAATCAATTAGCTCACTTGACGGTATGGCAGCACTCATCGAAGAGCTTCTTAAAAAATAAGGCGTCACATGAGCTTTTTTAAAAAAATGGCTAAATTTCAAGACTCACGCATCTCTTGGGCGGTGCTAGTCTTTGTAAGCGTTGCACTTGTCGTTATCGCGCACTCGCTCTTTCAAAACTACGCCTATATGCCTCCTTGCGAGCAGTGCGTCTATATACGTTTTGCATTTTTATGTATGGCACTTGGCGGCGTGATCGCTATGATAAATCCTAAAAATTTACTATTTGCTCTAATTGGCTACGTCTTTGCCTTTTGGGGAGCGGTGCAGGGCATAATGTATAGCGTAAAGCTAGCTAAAATCCACGATGCGGTGCATGGCGATGATCCTTTTGGCGTGCAGGGCTGCTCTACTGAGCCACACTATCCATTTGGTTTGCCGCTTGAAAAGTGGGCGCCTGACTGGTTTATGCCAACAGGCGACTGCGGATATGATAGCCCTATGGTGCCTGATGGCGTGATGCTAAGCGATTTGCAAAAGAGCATAGTTGATCTTTATGCGGACGGCTGGTATCTTGTGCCATCATCTAAATTTATGTCGATGGCTGATTGCACGCTGCTTGGATTTGGTGTTTGTTTTGTAGTGCTTGCGCTTATGCTCGTTTCAAAGCTTTTATCCTTTTTAAAATGAAATTTAGTTAGCCCAAATTTGGGCTAACTTAGGATATACTGCACGCATGGGTATTAATTTAAAATCACAAAATATTAAAATCTACGCCATCATCTTGCTTGCTAGCCTTTTTGTAATACTTCTTGGGCTAAATATTTATAGCAATGCAAAAGAGAAAATCATAGAGCTATCTGATAAAAATAACATAGCAGTTAGCAAAAATATCGTAAATAACTTTCAAATTTGGCTTGATGAGCGTATAAATTCACTCATTCGTGCGTCAAAATTTATACAAAATGCAGACATCGTAGATGACGATGAAAAGATAGCCGGCTTTATAAAGCTCTTTAAGCAAAACGCAAAAGAATTTGATCTAATGCAGCTTTTAAGGGATGATGGAGAAATTTTTGTAGATGGAGAGAAAATTTTAGAAGAAGTTATGCCAAAGAGCGAAAGAGCAGGGCTTATCTGGTATGTTGAGACAAAAAATACAAATGCCCCAAGCGTAAATTTCATGCAAAAACATAAAATTTTAAAAGGCTCAACTCTAAATTTATGCGTTCCAGTCACAAAACAAGCGAAATTTAAAGCAGCACTTTGTGGCGTCGTGCGTATAGAAAATATCTTTAATAGCATTAAAAATTTTAGCCTTGCGCCAAATTCTTACTCATTTTTAGTGACTCATAGCGGTGAAATTTTAACATCGATACCTGATCTTGCTTTAAAAAAAGAGATCGAGGAAAAATTTAAAGAGTTGTTTTTAAAAGATGAAGACATTACAAGCTTAAAAATAGGACAAAATTTAATCCAAGTAGCTGAGATACCAACGATAAATTGGTTTATAGGAGCTGGCACAAATAATGAAGAGGAAATTTCAGCTTTAACAAAAGAAGCTTTAAAAAATGCTCTAAGCTTGCTCTTTGCCTTCGTTGCGCTCACATTTTTGGCAAATATTCTTCATAATTTTATGTATAACAAGATAAAAAAGATACAAGATGAGTATGAGACATTGCTAACTCATAGAGCCAAAATGAGTGAGGCTGGCGAGCTAATAAGTGGCATCAATCATCAATTCATTCAACCTGTAAATTCGCTAAAACTAATGCTAAGCTCGTGCATAATGTTAAAAAAAGAAGGTAAATTAAGCGATGAGGAGCTAATAAATTTACTTGAAAAAGGGCAAAGCTCAGTCAAACTTCTTTCAAGTACTATTGAAATTTTTAGAAATTTTTACAAAAGCGCTGAAAATGTGAGCGAATTTGAGATACAAACAAGCATTAAAAATCTAATAACTCTCATGCACACAGAGCTTAGTAGGGCAAATGTTAGTGTAAAATTTAGCGGCTTTAATGAACAAAAAGTCCGTCAGATAGAAAATATAATCCAACAAATTTTACTAATCCTAATACACAACGCAAAAGACTCACTTGTCGAAAGCTACAAAGATGAGCCACTAAAACGTATCATCGATATAAAATTTAGAAGCTTTGAAGATAAGTGCTACATCGGAGTTTATGACAATGGAAATGGCGTAAGCGAGCAAATGAGCGAGAAAATTTTTACTTGGCTAAATACCACCAAAAAGCAAGGAAATGGCATAGGGCTTTATTTCGCTAAAAAGCTAGCGCAAGAAAAGCTAAATGGTGACGTAAGACTCGTAAATAACGCAAAGCCAACGGTATTTGAGCTAAGTTTTGATATAAATTTAAAGGACTAAAATGCAAGAAGTCTTAGAAATTTTAAAAAAGACGTCCGTCTTGGTAGTCGAAGATGACGATATGGCAAGAGAGCTTATTGTTAGCGGGCTTAAGCCTTATTGCGAGCAGGTAATTGGTGCTTGCAATGGACAAGATGGCGTGGAGAAATTTAAAAAGCAAGGCTTTGATATCGTGATGAGCGATATTCACATGCCAGTGCTTAATGGCTTTGAGATGATGAATGAGATGAAACGTACAAAGCCGCACCAAAAATTTATCGTCTTTACCTCTTATGATAGCGATGAAAATTTGATAAAAAGCATGGAGGAAGGGGCGATGCTTTTTTTAAAAAAGCCTATTGATATGAAAGATCTTAGATCAATGCTTATTAGTTTAAGTTTTGAACGAGATGAAAAGCTGGTTTATTTAAGCGATGAGGTGAGTATAAATTTAAAAAGAGAGAAAATTTATAAAAATGGCATTGAAATTTATCTTAGCTTTTTGCAAAATAAGATATTTTGGCTCTTTGCTTATAATCTAAATAAGCTAGTTACTTATGAGATGATAGAAGAATTTGTCTATGAGAGCGATGTTAGCAAGGCGGCTATCCAAAATGTGATACTTCGTCTAAAGCGTGAGCTTGGCGTGAAATTTAAAAATATCAGCGAAAGCGGATATATTTTAATCACAAAATCTGAATGATTTGGAATTATCGCCACCTTGTACCATAGTACAATATACAAAAGTAATTAAATATACTAAAATACCGACAAATAAAAATAAGGAATAAAGATGGCAGCAGTAGCTGGTATAGTTAAAAGTGTTTCATCTGATGTTATAGCGATAGACCAAAATGATCATGTAAGAGTTTTAGACGTAAATGATAAAGTATATATCGGAGAGGCTATAAAGGGCGAGAGCGAAAGCTCAAGTATTACAATCACTGCGAATGATGGACAAGATATATCAATAAACGGATACGATACTCTTTGGCTAGATAGTAGCGTAGTAAGTGATGATATTGGTGAGTCTAGCATAGATACTGACGCATTGTTTAAAGCACTTCTTGGCAATGATTATGTATCGATTTTAGATCATATAAATGAAAAAGTAGATGATATTCTTAGCGCAACCAATTTAGAGCAAGAAGAGATAAGTGATAATACAAGCGTAAATATTAGTTTTAATGAAATAGATCCAAATTTAGCAAATGAGCATGGATTAAGAGAAGATGATCTTTTAGCTAAAATAAACGAACATAAAGAGAGCGACAAACAAGTAGATCCTAGTTTTGAGCATACAAATCTTAACGCAACTACGATATATATAGATATCGATAACGACTTAAATAAACTTTCATAAATTTGAGCTTTTTGCTCAAATTTCTTCTGTTTTAAAAAACTCAAATTTATCTAATATCCTCTATAATAAGCCAAAAATTTCAAAGGAAAACGATGAAAAAAATTCTAATCATCGCAGGCTCTTGTAATAGTGGCACAGCTGGGCTTCAAGCAGATATAAAAACATGTGCTAGGCTTAATTGTTATAGTGCAACAGCGGTAACTTCTTTGGTCGCTGAGACTACGGATGCCGTAAAAAGCGTGGTTTGCTTAGAGCCTAGTTTTGTCAAAGATCAGCTAAATACGCTTGCGGAAGAATTTAGCTTTGATGCGATTAAGATAGGTATGTTATTTAGCGAAGAGATTATGGAAGTGGTGCGTGAGTTTTTACTAACTCAAAACACTAAAGTAGTGCTTGATCCAGTTTGCGTCTCAAAAAGCGGACACAAGCTTATAAAAGATAGTGCGGTGGCAAAACTAAAAGAGCTAATGAGCTTAGCTACAGTAACTACTCCAAATTTAGATGAGGCAAATGTGCTTTTTGGCGATAATTATAAAGATTTGCCTTGTGATGTTATCGTAAAGAAACATATCAGCAAAGATAGCAGTATAGACACACTTTATAAAAAAGATGGTTCGCTAAGAAATTTTAAAACCCCACTTGTTAATCCGCTTGTAATGAGTGGAACTGGTTGTAGCTTCTCAACTGCACTTGCTTGCTTTTTAGCAAAGGGCAAGAGCTTAGAGGAGTCTATACAACTTTCAAAAGAGTATATTTGCTCTATCATAAAAGAGAGCATTGATACAAGGCTTGGCAAAAATCGCTTACTTTGGCATGGAGCGAAGTAAAATTTATTCCTCTGATCTTTGCACGGCAGCTGAGTGAGTGATGATGTCGTGCAGATTTAGTTTATCTTTTCTAAAGAAACAAAGGCAAAGTCCAAGTATGCTAAAGCCAGCAAAGGCAAAGCAAATTTGGCGCAAGATGGTGTGAAAAAAGCTTAGTTTTCTACCGGTTTTTAGGTTTATTAGATAAATTTCTTGTGCTTTGTAGCCTGGAGTTTGTGCTTTTATGCTAAAAAAAAGGCACATTATAAGCGAGATCAGGCTATTTGCACCAAAAATGGCAATTTGGTTATGCAAAAATGCCTCTTTGCCATCAAGCACAAGATATGTTGTCGCATAAAATATCGGCATACCGATGATAAAAAGATCGATGATAAAGGCCTTTGCTCTAGCCCAAATAGGTGCGATTTTTGCCTTTTGCTTTGCCAAGTCAATTTCCTGTATTTATGTAGATATGGTTAAATTTCTCCCAGTCGTATAGATAGACTAGGTTGTCACTCTCGCCGCTATCATGTCTAACGCAAAGCATAGTAGAGGCACGTGAGACTTTGCACCAGTGATTATAGAGATTAAGTTTTTTGATATCGCTTTCTAGCACGCCAATACAGCCTATATATTCATAAATACTAAGATCAAAAAAGCTTTTATTTTCGGTCCTTAGCAAGCATTTTTTACTATTTTCTTGCATTAAACTAGCTCTACACCTTTGCCATTTACTACTTCGCCTATCACGTAGCCATCGCTGCTAGCTAGGACAGCATTGACATTTTCTTTAGGCACAACTAATATCATGCCAACGCCCATGTTAAAGGTTCTCATCATCTCGCTTTCTTCTACTTTTTGAGCGATGATTTTAAAAATTTCAGGCGTTTTTATAGTGCTTTTTTGTACTTTTGCACCAAGTCCAGCAGGGAAGACGCGAGGCAAGTTTTCAACTATGCCACCACCGGTGATGTGAGCCATTGCTGTGATCTTATCTTTTAAACTTAAAAAGTCGCTCACATAAATTCTTGTTGGTTCAAGAAGCACATCGATGAGTTTGCGCTTGTCCACTTTTTCATCAAATTTTAGTCCAAGCTCGCTAACAACTTTTCTTGCAAGAGAAAAGCCATTTGAGTGCAGGCCACTGCTAGGAAGCGCGACTAAAACATCACCAGATTTTACAAATTTGCTCCTATCGATCTCATCAGCCTCAGCGATACCAACGGCGAATCCAGCAAGATCGAAGTCGCCTTTTTCATACATCGATGGCATCTCCGCTGTCTCGCCGCCGATAAGTGCGCATTGCGCCTTTTTGCAGCCATTTGCGATGCTTTTTACCACCTCTTTGGCGCTCTCTATCTCGAGCTTTGCTGTTGCGTAGTAGTCGAGGAAAAAGAGTGGTGTAGCGAAGTTACAGATGAGGTCATTTACGCACATTGCGACTAGATCCTCGCCCACGCCATCAAATTTCTTAGCATCGATAGCTAGGCGAAGCTTTGTGCCGACACCATCAGTCGCCCCCAAAATAGCAGGATTTTTATATCCGCTTGGTAGTCTGACCGCTCCTGAAAATGACCCAATGCCGCCTATAACGTTTGGTGTTTGTGTAGATTTTACGAAAGGCTTTATCGCCTCAACAAAGCTATTTCCAGCATCTATATCCACTCCAGCATCTTTATAGCTTATCATCTTTGCCCTTTTTTGTAATTTTTTAAAACTTTAGCCAAAAGTTGCTAAAATTGTCATCAATTTTCAAAAATGGAGCGAGTTTGCAAAAATTCCCAAACGCTTATGTCATTACAGGCTCTATTGCTAGCGGTAAAAGTATGGCTATAAATTTGCTAAAAGAACGAGACTTTAGCGTGATTGATGCGGACGTGATCGCTCATGAACAGCTTGAAATTTGTAAATGTGAGATAGTGGAATTTTTTGGCAAGCAAATTTTAGATGAGACTGGCAAGATAGAGCGCAAAAAACTAGGTGCCATTGTTTTTAATGATCCAAAAAAATTAAAAATTTTAGAGCAAATTTTGCATCCAAAGATAAAGGAAGAAATTTTATCTTGCGCTACAAAGCTTGAGTGCTTGGGGCAGGTTTATTTTGTAGATATCCCTTTGTTTTTTGAAAAAGAGGATCGCTACGCTGAGTTTAAAAATGTAGCCTTGATCTACGCACCAAAAGAGCTTTTGCTAAGCCGCCTAATGAGCAGAAATGGTATAAGTTTAGAGGATGCAAAAGCTAGAGTAGAGCTTCAGATGGATATTGAGCAAAAGCGAAAAAAAGCAAATTTTATAATAGATAATAGTGGCGATAAAGAAAATTTGGAGCAAGAACTAGAGAAATTTCTAAGGCAAATTTATGGCTGAGCTTATATAAATTTGGCAAAAAATAGAGCAATTTTAAAGGAAAAATAATGCAAGTTTCAAAGTACAACGCTAGCGGCAATGATTTTGTCATATTTCATACATTTTTGAGCAAAGATAGAAGTAAGCTAGCAAGGCAAATTTGCAGCAGAACGAACGGTGTGGGAGCTGACGGGCTAATAGTACTTTTGCCTTACGAAAAGGGTGTGAAATGGGAGTTTTACAACAGCGACGGAAGCTACGCTGCGATGTGTGGCAACGGCTCTCGTGCTGCTGCTAGATATGCCCATCTAAACGGCCTTGTTAGTTCAAGCGAATTTGTCTTGCTAACTGGTAGCGGCGAAGTGATGGCAAGCGTGAAAGGTGAGTGCATTGAGGTCGTACTAACAAGTCCAAAAATTTTAAGTGAACCGCTAAATGAAAACGGCAAAACTTGGTATTTTTACGACACAGGCGTGCCTCATCTTGTAAATTTCACGCAAGACTTAGATGAATTTGACGTCAAAGAGTGTAGGGCACTTCGTCAAAAGTACAATGCAAATGTAAATTTAGCCAAATTTGAGGGCGAAGTTTTAAAGGTGAGAACCTACGAAAGGGGCGTGGAGTACGAGACGCTAGCTTGTGGCACTGGCATGGCGGCTTGCTTTTACGGAGCTACTTTAAATTTAAACGCAGCGCAATGCTTAAAAGTCTATCCAAAAAGCGGCGAGGAGCTTGGCCTTAGACTAGAAAGCGGCAAAATTTTATTTAGCGGAGCGGTGAAACACTGCTTTGACACGAGTATTGAAATTTAGCTTTTAGAGCGAGTTTTGTGCTTGCTTTGAGTTAGTCAGAGCAAGCAAATTTTTAAATTTATATCGCTAAATTTGCGCTCAACAGCCGAACTAAATTTACAGCGGTACTGATTAAAATTTAAATACAAACCATTTAAGAGTTTAGCTACTTAAATATCTCAAGAATTAATTTATATGAAATTTAGTGGGGTGTAAAAAATCTCCGCCGAAATTTTATTTAATGGAGCGGTGAAACACTGTTTTGATATGAGTATTAAAATTTAGCTATTTGGCCGCTGGTAGTTAAATTTGGCTAGTAGTTTGTAGAAGTCGCGGGTAGTAAATTAAAACAAAGAGTTTTATAGATTTTTTGTTATTAAATTTTAAAGTGTATAAAAAAGAAGATCTCCGCCGAAGCGGAGAAAATGTGTTATTTTAAAGCATTTTTTGCTTGTTTTGCAAGTGCCGCAAATGCCTTCGCGTCATTCATAGCTAGATCAGCTAAAATTTTTCTATCAAGTTCTATATTAGCTTTGTTTAAGCCGTTAATAAATCTTGAATAGCTAATGTCGTTTAATCTGCAAGCTGCGTTGATACGAACGATCCATAAACGTCTGAAATCACGTTTTTTCTGGCGTCTATCGCGGTATGCATAAACTAAACTTCTCTCTAGTTGCTCTTTAGCTTTTCTAAAGTGTTTGTGTCTAGCACTGAAAAAGCCACGTGCTAGATTTAAAACTTTCTTATGGCGTCTTCTTCTAACTACGCCCGTTTTTACTCTTGCCATATTTATCCTTTTACAAATTGGCGCTCACGAAGTGAGTCTTGCCCCTAAATTTGGGGGAGTTTGAATGACTTTTTTGTCAAAAACTTAAATCTACGCTGCTTATACGCCGAGCATTTTGCGAACGGCTGAGACGTTTGTGCTATCCACATAGTGTGGCCCACGAAGGTCTCTCATACGCTTACTAGGTTTTTTTGTTAAGATATGGCTTCTAAAAGCAGAGCCTCTTTTTATCTTATTTTTACCTACTTTAAAGCGCTTAGCAGCACCGCGAACGGTTTTCATCTTTGGCATGCTAATCCTTTTTGAAATTTTATACGCAATTGCGTAAGTTTTGGATTATAGCGAAAAATCCTTTAGAAAATTTAAATTTCACTTAGACAAAATTTGCAATAAATTTACATTAAACTTAAAAAAATTTTAAAATTTATAATTAAATTATTAAAATTTAAATATAATCACATAAAGAAATTTTATTTCACTAAAGGAGTAAAAATGAAAGGCAAAATTCTTGCATCAATTGTTGCTATGAGTGCGATTTTAGGCACAAGTAGCTTGGCATGCACTACCATTTTAGTAGGAGATAAAGCTTCAAACGACGGCTCCATGCTGGTTGCCAGGAGTGCAGATAGTAAGGCTGTAAAGGCACAAGTCTTTTTGATCCATCCGGCCACAAAAAATCAAACTGGTATGCATAGCTCAAAGGCACATGACGGCGCAAATGACTTTACATATCCACTTCCAAAAGATGGCATGAGATACACAACCATCGCAAACTCTCACACAAAACTTCACGGAGCGGTCGGCTACAATGAGGCTGGCGTTGGACTAAGTGGCACTGAGACCATCTACGCAAAAGACGAGCTTTTAAAGATCGATCCATATAACGAAGAGAGTGGCATCACAGAGGATGATATCCCAGACGTGCTTTTGCCACGTATGAAGAGTGCAAAAGAGGGTGTTAAGCTCCTTGGCGAGATAGTTGAGACAAAAGGCGCTGGTGAGGGCTTTGGTGTGGTATTTATTGATGCAAACGAGCTTTGGTACTTTGAGACTGGTACAGGCCACAAATGGATCGCTTCAAAGATCCCGCAAGATGAGTATTTCGTTACTGCAAACCAAGGTCGCCTTCAAAACTATAAAGAGAACGATCCAAATTTTATGGGCGCAAAAGATGTGATCAAATTTGCAATAGATAACAAGACTTATGATCCTGCAAAAGATGGCGAATTTAACTTCACAAAGGCCTATACAAGGGACGATGAGAGGGATGTGACTTACAACTATCCACGCGTTTGCTGGGTGCAAAGCATGTTTAACCCAAGTCTAAAACAAGACTTCGCCGATGGTCAGAAATTTCCAGTATTTTTAAAACCAGAGAAAAAACTAAGTGTTGAAGATCTAAAAGCTGCAATGAGAGCCCACTACAACGGCACTGCGTTTGATAACTACGCTAGCAAAGACGAAGATAAGAAAAACATCTACCGCGCCATAAGCGTCTTTAGAACATACGAGTCTCACGTCATGCAGGTGCGCCCATGGCTACCAAAAGAGATCGGCCGTGTGACCTACGTCGCTCTTGGCATGGCTGATCTTAGCGTTTATTTGCCGTATTACGAGGGGCTTGATGGCTTTATAAAAGGCTACTCTGA comes from Campylobacter concisus and encodes:
- a CDS encoding C69 family dipeptidase, with the protein product MKGKILASIVAMSAILGTSSLACTTILVGDKASNDGSMLVARSADSKAVKAQVFLIHPATKNQTGMHSSKAHDGANDFTYPLPKDGMRYTTIANSHTKLHGAVGYNEAGVGLSGTETIYAKDELLKIDPYNEESGITEDDIPDVLLPRMKSAKEGVKLLGEIVETKGAGEGFGVVFIDANELWYFETGTGHKWIASKIPQDEYFVTANQGRLQNYKENDPNFMGAKDVIKFAIDNKTYDPAKDGEFNFTKAYTRDDERDVTYNYPRVCWVQSMFNPSLKQDFADGQKFPVFLKPEKKLSVEDLKAAMRAHYNGTAFDNYASKDEDKKNIYRAISVFRTYESHVMQVRPWLPKEIGRVTYVALGMADLSVYLPYYEGLDGFIKGYSDGSYDADDTSIYWVYRKLQTLVMTDYEKYSPVVKEAYAKFEKELAVKQAKFEDEYVKLYKKDKKKADKLLNEFSQKTMQEAKDLTKDLTNKVFTMLTADMDAKLKSLNKGKKD